The Astyanax mexicanus isolate ESR-SI-001 chromosome 12, AstMex3_surface, whole genome shotgun sequence genome window below encodes:
- the LOC103026573 gene encoding N-acetyllactosaminide beta-1,3-N-acetylglucosaminyltransferase 3, producing MEFCNNRMKRRRLETAALFIASVLCLFILLRSDIENYDQKESVERRDIKNQDIKVETQKHLPRLLPECERNLSASDIAGFSTLPRHIQDFLYYRHCRQFPMLLNVPDKCGGPEKSGDVFLLLVIKSSPHNYERREVLRKTWAAERLQNGKNIRTVFISGTTGRGFEKQRLNKLLITENNEHKDILQWDFDDTFFNLTLKQIMFLEWMEKWCPNAHFLLNGDDDIFANTDNMVVYLQGLDGNDGSKHLFVGHLIQYVGPIRERASKYYIPVQVQESESYPPYCGGGGFLLSGFTASTIYNMSKSITILPIDDVYMGMCLEKAGLKPSSHMGVRTAGLHVPSKLADPYDPCYYREVILVHRFVPHQIYIMWHEVHQPDLICGKNMISV from the coding sequence ACAACAGGATGAAGAGGCGGAGGCTGGAGACAGCAGCCCTGTTCATTGCTAGTGTTCTGTGTTTGTTCATACTGCTGAGGTCAGACATTGAGAACTATGATCAAAAGGAGAGTGTAGAAAGAAGAGACATAAAGAACCAGGACATTAAAGTTGAAACACAAAAGCATCTCCCAAGACTTCTACCCGAATGTGAACGGAATCTATCGGCTTCCGACATTGCAGGATTTTCCACTTTGCCGAGACACATCCAGGACTTCCTGTATTATCGCCACTGTCGCCAATTCCCAATGTTGCTTAATGTTCCTGACAAGTGCGGCGGTCCCGAGAAGTCTGGGGACGTGTTCCTTTTGTTGGTCATCAAAAGCTCTCCACACAATTATGAGAGAAGAGAGGTCTTGCGAAAAACGTGGGCTGCAGAGAGGCTTCAGAATGGCAAGAATATCCGTACAGTGTTCATATCCGGGACTACTGGACGAGGGTTTGAAAAGCAAAGGTTGAACAAGCTCCTGATAACAGAGAACAATGAACACAAGGACATTCTGCAGTGGGACTTTGATGATACCTTCTTTAACCTCACGCTAAAGCAGATCATGTTCTTGGAATGGATGGAGAAGTGGTGCCCCAATGCCCACTTCCTTCTCAATGGTGACGATGACATTTTCGCCAACACAGATAACATGGTGGTGTATCTGCAAGGATTAGACGGTAACGACGGCAGCAAACACTTGTTTGTTGGGCACCTGATCCAGTATGTCGGACCAATTCGAGAAAGGGCCAGCAAATATTACATCCCAGTTCAAGTGCAAGAGTCTGAATCTTATCCTCCGTATTGCGGCGGCGGAGGCTTTCTGCTTTCAGGTTTCACTGCCAGCACCATCTATAACATGTCTAAATCCATCACCATACTGCCGATAGATGATGTTTACATGGGAATGTGTCTGGAAAAGGCCGGGTTGAAACCGTCGTCCCACATGGGTGTGCGGACCGCCGGCCTACACGTTCCCTCCAAACTGGCAGACCCATACGACCCTTGCTATTATCGAGAGGTAATCCTAGTACACAGATTCGTGCCTCATCAGATCTACATCATGTGGCACGAAGTCCACCAACCAGACCTGATCTGTGGGAAGAATATGATTTCTGTTTAG